In one Alnus glutinosa chromosome 12, dhAlnGlut1.1, whole genome shotgun sequence genomic region, the following are encoded:
- the LOC133852475 gene encoding auxin-responsive protein IAA20-like yields the protein MGRTNSSCSSSIDSSNHPSLSSASSHLPQLNRDLSTDLRLGLSISSSQHNASSSIPSEQTLDYLQVKSLAAEGNECNDHTTFFVKVYMEGIPIGRKLDLLAHDGYDDLIRTLDHMFNTNILWGAEVDGEHPEKCHVLTYEDEEGDLMMVGDVPWEMFLSTVKRLKITRAGLC from the exons ATGGGCAGAACAAACAGTTCTTGTTCGTCTTCAATTGACAGCAGCAACCACCCATCTCTCTCTAGCGCATCCTCTCACCTCCCACAGCTCAACAGAGACCTTAGCACAGATCTTCGGCTTGGACTTAGCATCTCATCCTCTCAACACAACGCCTCCTCTTCTATTCCAAG TGAGCAAACGTTGGATTATCTACAAGTTAAGTCACTTGCAGCAGAAGGAAATGAGTGCAATGATCACACCACCTTCTTTGTCAAGGTTTACATGGAAGGCATTCCAATTGGCAGAAAGCTGGACTTATTAGCCCACGATGGTTACGATGACTTAATAAGGACTCTTGACCATATGTTCAACACTAACATTCTCT GGGGAGCTGAGGTGGATGGAGAGCATCCTGAGAAATGTCATGTGTTAACTTATGAAGATGAAGAAGGGGATTTGATGATGGTTGGGGATGTTCCTTGGGA GATGTTCTTGTCCACTGTAAAGAGATTGAAGATCACAAGGGCAGGCCTATGTTGA
- the LOC133851920 gene encoding chitinase 10 encodes MAFSLSHCLTFLISFTFFFSSSIFLSFTPQGTQARGLPISSLITKQLFDTIFLHKDDSACPAKNFYPYDSFIQASRCFPKFGTAGNLTTRRREIAAFLAQISHETTGGWPTAPDGPFAWGLCFKEEVSPQSDYCDSSNTEWPCYPGKSYKGRGPIQLSWNFNYGPAGKALGFDGLRNPEMVSNSSVIAFKTALWFWMTEQKPKPSCHNVMVGRYVPTKADIAANRTAGFGLVTNIINGGLECGIPSDGRVNDRVGYFQRYAKLFNVDTGPNLDCDYQKSY; translated from the exons ATGGCATTCTCACTCTCCCATTGCCTTACATTTCTGATCtccttcaccttcttcttcagctcCAGTATTTTCCTCTCCTTCACGCCACAGGGCACCCAAGCTCGGGGGCTCCCCATCTCTTCTCTAATTACCAAACAGCTTTTTGATACAATATTTCTACACAAGGACGATTCTGCTTGCCCTGCCAAGAATTTTTACCCCTACGATTCTTTCATCCAAGCATCCAGATGCTTTCCCAAGTTCGGTACCGCCGGAAATTTAACCACGCGCAGGCGTGAAATCGCTGCTTTTCTTGCTCAGATATCTCACGAGACCACCGGTGGGTGGCCTACCGCACCTGACGGACCTTTCGCGTGGGGTTTGTGTTTTAAAGAGGAAGTCAGTCCGCAGAGTGATTACTGTGACTCCAGCAACACAGAATGGCCATGCTACCCGGGCAAATCTTACAAAGGAAGAGGTCCCATTCAGCTCTCCTG GAATTTCAATTACGGTCCAGCTGGGAAGGCTTTGGGATTTGATGGACTCAGGAACCCGGAAATGGTGTCAAACAGCTCCGTAATTGCATTCAAGACAGCTCTGTGGTTCTGGATGACAGAGCAGAAGCCCAAGCCCTCATGTCACAATGTCATGGTCGGAAGATATGTCCCCACAAAAGCTGACATAGCAGCCAATCGGACTGCCGGATTTGGGTTGGTAACCAACATAATCAACGGTGGGCTTGAGTGCGGAATACCCAGTGATGGACGGGTGAATGATCGGGTTGGTTATTTCCAGAGATATGCCAAGCTCTTTAATGTTGATACTGGACCTAACTTGGATTGTGATTATCAGAAATCCTATTAA